The following DNA comes from Pseudomonadota bacterium.
TGATTCTGGTGCAGGATGCCAATCCGAATCCACCCATCGCGAATATCAAACGGCTTCATGCAAGCATTCAGTGGAGGGAAGTGTTCACCGGCCATCTGGTGGGTGATTTATCGTTAAGGGAACCGAAGTTCTACGTCAACTTAATCCAAATTCATAAAGAGAAGGAGAGTAAGGTTCCCCTCAAACAGAAAGGGTGGCAGGAAGCCTTTGAGTCCATCTATCCACTCAAGATTAATGCACTCACAATCAATGACGGGGAGGTTACATATGTGGATGAAGGACCTTACAAGCCGCTCCAGATGGACAGAATCAATTTCCGGGCCTCCAACATCCGGAACATCCATTATCCTGACAATGTATATCCTTCCGCTATCCGCCTGGAGGGAAGGATTTTCGAGCAAGGCAGACTTGTCCTTGTCGGATATGCCAATTTTCTTGGAGAGCCTCGCCCCTGGGCTAAGGCAGACCTTGATCTGAGTGATATGGATTTGAGCTATTTCAATCCAATCATAACCCGCTACAATATTTCCATCCGAAAGGGGGCTCTGTCGACAAAGGGAGTTCTGGAATATAACCCCCGTATCTCTGTAGTCAACCTGAAGAATCTGGACATTAACGGGGCTGACATCGATTATCTTCACCTTCCGCAAACTGTGGCCGTTGAAAAGAAAAGGGTCCGACAGGTTGTACACACTGTAAAAAAACTGAGCAACGAGCCTGACTCGAAAATCAGGATAGATATGCTCAGAATTAAAGCAAGCAATTTCAGGTACGTAAACAGGACGACCCAGCCCAATTATCAACTCTCTATCGATCAAATGGAAGCAAACCTGAGAAACTTCAGTAATAAAGTCAACGAGGGTCCGGCAACGTTCGAGCTGAAGGGCAAGTTCATGGGAACAGGCAACACCAAGGTGACCGGCACCTTCCAGCCGGAAACGAAGAATCCTGATTTCAATGTCAATGTGGCTATTGATAATACTCAGATGCAGGCCATGAGCGATATTTTCCGAGTCTATGGAAATTTCGATATCAAATCTGGTCTCTTCTCCTTCTATTCGGAACTGTCGATCAAAGACAACAAAGTAAATGGTTACATAAAACCCATCTTCAGAGACATGAAGATTTATGACCGTCGTTCGAGACAGGAGAAGAGCCTCTCCCATACACTCTACGTGTGGACGGTAGGAGGTATATCAAAGCTTCTCGAAAACAGAACCCGTAATGAAGTGGCGACCAGGGCCACTGTCTCCGGGACTCTCGAAAGTCCCGGCACGAGTAACTGGGAAATCTTCATCAACCTTCTCCGGAATGCATTCGTTAAATCAATTATTCCGGGATTTGAAAAAAAATTGAGTCAACCAAAAGAATAGATATGCGTGGGCTCAGCCCGTGAAGCTTCAGATGCCCTTTATTATCAGGCTTCCTCCTTATGAGAAATTGACAAAACAAACACAGGCTTGGATATACAGAAATATTTTGAGTTTGCCGCTCCTAATTCCAATTCTAAATCAAGGATGAAATCAAGGCGGCAAGGAAGAGGAGACGTAGGCGTACGATAGAAGTACGTCGAGGATCTGATGACGAAGCCAACGATGATAGCGCCTTGAGTTAGAATTGGAATAACTTGGTCTCTCAACCGGAGCTACGCAACACCGGCAGAAGGAACGTCCAGACAATTATTCTGTAGCGTTTTGTACACAAGTATGTCGTCTTTTTTGTTACGGGGATGAAAATCAGTAATATTGTATTCCTTCACAGGGGTATTTCTCGATGATTGACAGAAAAGCTCTTTTACCAATTCGCCTTCAATCATATAACTTTGTTGCCTCCTCCTCGCGTTCCTCGACGTACTATTTATGCACGCCTGCGTCGGCTAGTCGTTGTCGCCTCGTTCTATGTATGAAACAAAATTGGTATTAATCTTGCGTCAAGTTGTGTATTATGGCGTAATGAATCAGCTCGCTGGTTCCCTTTACGCCGATTTTTTCCAGAATGCGGGTCCGATATGTCCTTACGGTGTTTGTGCTCAGATAGAGTTCCCCGGCTATTTCTTTCACCGCCTTTCCTTTGCCGATCATACACAATACTTGAAGCTCACGATCGGAGAGGTTTTCATGGAGAGGTTTTTGTGTATCTGACTCGAAATCGAGCATCATCTTTTCGGCAAAGGCCGGGCTTAAATATCTCTTACCGGACAGAATTTTCCGTACTGCCAGCACCAATTCATCCGATGCACTTTTCTTTGTAAGATAGCCGTTTGCTCCGGCTTTTATGGCGCGGGCAGCATATTGCTCTTCAGGATACATGCTCAGGATAAGAACATGGAGTTTATGGTTCTTCTTTTTAATTTCTCTCAAGACTTCCAGACCATTGATATCGGGGAGCGAAATATCAAGAATAACGATATCGTAATCATTGTCGTTAATCTTGTTCAACAGTTCATAGCCCTTAGAGGTTGTATCAATCGTCGCATCGTCGAAGTGTTCCTCGATGATCTCTTTAATACCTTTGAGTACGACCGGGTGGTCATCGGCAATGATAACACGGAGCATGGTTCAGACCTCCTCCGCCGTCTTTCTGGGACGACGCTTTATTGTTGTGTTTTTTTTGAGGGGGATGATTACGGTAACGGTTGTTCCTTTCCCGTGAACGCCGTTAATTTCCAGGGTTCCCTCAAGGGCATATACCCGTTCACGTATGCCTGTCAATCCAATAGACGCAGCGTCTGTTATCTCCTTTTTTGTAATTCCTTTCCCGTCATCCCTGACTTCCATAGTGAATCTGTCTGCCGTATTATGCAGGATTATCGCAACCTTTTGAGCGTTGGCATGACGGGAAATGTTAGTAAGGGCTTCCTGGAAGATACGAAAAACCTCTGTAGAAACTTTCCTGTCAAGGGCCATACTGTGGGGTGTAGAAATAAACTCGCAGGCAATGTCTGTCCTCTTTTCAAAATCAGTTAACAGTAATTCTATTGCTTCATTGAGGCCGAAATCGTCAAGGGCCGGAGGTCTCAATGCCATGGAAAGTCTTTGCACGGAAAGGATGGCGTTATCAACAAGCGTAAGCATTGAGTTAAGTCTTTCTGTAATCGATGCACTGTCTTCCGGTAATCGTCTTTCTATCCAGCGTACATCCATTTTTAAACCCGTCAGGACCTGCCCTAATTCATCATGTAGCTCCCGGGAGAGATAAGACCTTTCCTGTTCTCTGATTTGTTGTAAATGGCTGGTGAGATTGCGCAATCGTTTCTGTGATTCCCTCAGTTTATCTCCAACTGTTTTTCGTTTCGAGGCTTCCCGTTTAAGTGACTTATTTAATTCAACCAATTGAGCTGTCCGTTCTTCAATCCGTTCTTCCAATCCGTCGTACGCTTGCTGAAGCTCATCCTCCATACTTTTGTGCTCGGTGATATCGGTGATGGTCCCCACATGGCCGAGCCTTTCTCCATATATGCCTCTTTCAGCTATTGCTCTCCCTATCACCCATTTTATAATACCGTTGTGCTTCAGGAAGCGGAATTCTGATTCGAAAGGCAGATCCATTTTGATCGCCCGATGCCATTCGTTCAAGACCCTTTCTCTGTCCTCAGGGTACAGCGCTTTTTCCCACCCTTCTCCATATGTCTCGTCGGCTGATAGGTTGGTAATTTCAGACCAGTATTCATTTACGTAGACAAACTGTCCTTTAGTGTCAGTACGGAATAGTCCCACCGGAGATACCCGGGCGATTGTGTGGAAAAGCTTCTGACTCCTCTGGAGTTCCTTCTCGACTACTCTTCTGGCGGTGACGTCCACCATTACGACAATAATGCCGATGACACCTCCATGAGTGACAAGCGAATTTACACTCAATAAAAAGGAAGCAAGCTCGTTATCCCCATGTTCAAAATGGACCTCAATCGCGTGGAGGGTCTTGTCACTCACTGCAGATAGAAGGACAAAGCGAGTCCCGTCGGGATGGAGGAGGTGAAATACCTCGTCAAATGTCTGGAAGATTGGGCTGCTACCGAGAAACCTATTGGCCGACTGACTTGCACGGATAATACGGCCCTGGTGGTCACAGAGAACAAATATTTCTGCAGCTTGTTCGAGAATTTGGGTTGTCAGTTTTCCCTCTGCCAATATCTCTTCATTGTGCTTTTGTTCCGTCAGGTCGGTAACTATCATGCACAAGTCACCGGAGGACGTATCGGGGGGTGGCTGAAGGGGGTTTACGGAAAGCAAGACAGGTGCAAAGTTATCCCCTCCGGACCGTAATTCCAATTCTACCTTACAGTTCTCCTTTAAACCATGCTCAACCAATGTCTCATATAATTGAAGGTCTTTTGATGATATGTATTGGTAGATTGAAGATCCTATTATTGTTTCCAGAGGCTCTTTGACAATACTTGCAAAACGTTGGTTACAGAAAAGGATCGTACCTTTGGAAGCAAGGGTAACGGCCCCTTCATTCATGGTTTCAATCATAACCCTGTAAGGATGCTCGGCACCTGTTAGTGTAAAGACATGATCTCCTTCCTCCGTTGAGACAACCAGACCATCCACCTCGCCGTTTCGGATAGCGCGCAGAGTTTCCTCGGCTTCCATCATCCGCGACGTGAGTTCCTGCAACTCATCCAAAAGTTGCCGGCGCGTTCTATACGATTTGTTCATTGATTTGTACTCATGAATGCTTGGGTTTCAGATCGATGCCTATAAGAAACCTTTCCGTGTCCGACATGTCGCCAATGAGCCTTCTGAGTGGCAGAGGAAGTTTCTTGATGAGCGTCGGGGTGGCAATAATTTGCTCTCCCTTGGCCAGCTTGGGCTGCTGGTAGATATCTATCACTTCGAGTTCATAGCGGCCCGACAGGTATTCTTCACAGAGTTTCCGGACATTGCCGATTGCCAGGGTTGACTTTGGAGTCATCCCTGTAACATACAGCCGAAGAACATACTTTGCCGGGGTTTGCTTCGCTGACGCTTCTTCGAATTCCTCAGTGCTCGTTTTCCCTCTTTTACTCTCCATAGGCTGTTCCTCTATAAGTTAATACTCAAGTAGATGATAGTCAGGGACCGGAACTAATATCCAGTCCCACCAGCACGCGCTCTGTGTTTGCCAGATCTCCGATAATCTTTTTAAGCGGTTCAGGAAGCTTCCTTACCAGTGTCGGTATGGCAATAATCTGATCCTTTTTAGCAAGTTGGGGATTTCTTAAAAGATCTATCACTTCAATGCGGTATTTCCCGGCAAGGTGCTCTTCACATATCTTTTTTAAATTAGTAAAGGCCGTAATCGATTTCGGGGTCTGACCGGCCACATATAACGTCAGCTTCCATATTTCTTCTGTTGAATCGTTCTTTGCTTTCTCCCCTTTTTTTTCTGAGACAGCTTTCACCTTACTCTCCTTTCTTCTTCTTCGAGCGCATAGCCTCCGGAACTAACGGTTTCCCCTTGCGAAGATACGCCATTTCTAAACGGTCTCCTGTCAGGACAGTTTGTCTTTTTTGCTCTTCTTCTGCCATCAAAAGCACTTCTTCGGTTTCCACATCGAACTCGGCACGCAATGCTGCAATCTTTGTTTCCAGGGCATTCCTCTTGCGCTCCTGCTCACGGATCCTGCGATCCACCTCACGCCGGCGTGTCTGCTCAGAGGCCTTTTCCCCGGCATCCTGGGCTGCTCTGGCACTGCCGGTTAATACCTCACCGGAACCGGTATAGATATCGATAAGTTCAATGCCCTGGTTCGTAAGCAGGAATTCTTGAATCTGGTTGGAGTGGGGCATGCCGCGGGACTTCAAAATGTAGAGGCCCCGGTTGCGTTCCCCGTTGAGTTCGATGTCCCTCAGAAGTAGCCACGTATCAATGAGAGAAGATATCTCTTCGCTTGTGTGTTCAAGGTTGCCTGTAAAATGAGTGAGGTCCGTAAGGAAAGTTGAGATATTTTTCATCTTCAAATAATCGATCAGGCGCGTTAATATGGATTTGACCTCTGATTCTGTTCCCGCAGCGCTCAGGTTACTGATCGGGTCTATAATGAAAACCTGGGGGTTAAACTTATCGATCTTTTTATGGAAGGTGAGAAGATGCATCTCAAGACCGTAAAGCGAAGGCCGGGCTGAATGAAACTTGAGAAGCCCCTGTTTCACCCATCGGGCAAGATCAATGCCGATAGAGCTCATGTTCCGGATGATCTGGCCGGGAGATTCCTCGAAGGCACAATACAGGCAGCGCTCACCTCGCCTGCAAGCGGCGTCGGCAAAGGTGGCCGACATACTTGTTTTGCCTGTGCCCGCTGTACCGGAGACAAGGATGGTGCTGCCCCGGTAGAACCCTTTTCCCTCAAGCATTGCATCCAACTTGGGGATGCCCGTGGCAATGCGCTCTGTGGAAACGGGGTAATCGATCCCCAGGGAAGTGATGGGAAGGATAGAGAGGCCGCTCTCGTCTATCAGGAAGGGATACTCATCGGAGCCGTGAGATGAGCCGCGGTACTTGACAATACGCAGGCGGCGGGTGGAAATTTGCTTATCAATGCGGAAGTCGAGGAGAATCACGCAATCGGCCACGTATTCCTCGAGCCCGTAGCGTGTCAGGAGCTTATCGCCCTTTTCCCCTGTAATAATGGCCGTCACACCGCGGTCTTTCAACCAGTGAAAAAGCCGGCGAAGCTCTGCCCGAAGGATAGCGGCATTAGACAGCCCGGAGAAAAGTGCTTCTATGGTATCTAAGACAACCCGCTTCGCCCCGATGGAATCAATGGCATTGCCCAGGCGGATGAATAATCCTTCCAGGTCATACTCACCCGTCTCCTCAACCTCGCTCCGCTCGATGTAGACGTGGTCAGTTGCGATAAGGCCACGCGTCATCATGTCGTGGAGATCAAAACCAAGGGAGATGAAGTTCTTCGCAAGATCCTCCGGCGTCTCCTCGAAGGTCATAAAGACCCCGGGTTCTCCATAATCCAGGGCGCCCCGCATGAGAAACTCCATGGCGAAAAGTGTTTTACCGCAACCCGCACTGCCGCAGATCAGAGTTGGCCTGCCCCTCGGAAGCCCTCCCTTTGTAATCTCATCGAGGCCCTTGATGCCCGTCAGGCATTTTTCAAGAAAATCAACATCATGTTTTGCCTTGCCCATTATCACCCCCGGTTTCCTTATTCATTATGATGTAATACCAACGAAGAGTTAGATACTATTGGGACTGCTCAATAAAATATGCATTAAATTATAATACCACCCACCAACCCCTTCCCCTCAAAAAAATGGTGGGGTGAGCTGGATGATTTAATTTTATTTATTGCACTTGTATTAATGTATATCAAAGAATCTATTATCTCGCAATAGAAAAAAAGTGGGGAGGGGGCTCGTCAAAAGAGCTTCTCGAAGAAATTGGTAATAAGGCCTCCCTTCTTTTTACTTTTCCCCTGGCTGTAGGCATTGGGGTGGAAAATGGTCCTGCTGAAAACGATCCGCCACCCCTCCTCTTCCTTGATCATCTCCAGGTTCAGCGTTTCGCGATCATAGAGTGTGAAGGGGCTTGAGACCACCGTCACGGCTTTCTTTTTGTCATACTTGTTAAAGATGACCTCATCAATTCTGAAATTCTGGACCTTGATGCGATTTTCCACATGATCGTTGGCGAAATCGTTCAGGGTATATGCTTTTTTCGACACCTTGGAGAGTTGTTCATAAGCGCCCCGATAATCACCCGCCGTGACATCCTCCAAAAACCCATTCACCAACTTTATAATGTGGGATGTATCACGGCTCGGTGTAGTGATCAAAAATAGAAAAGTCAGCATCAAGGCTGCCAGGAAGGAATATCCCATCACTGCATACCGCTTCTTACTTCTGAAGATGTTTTCGTAAATCCATTTTCGTTCTATGAAAATGATCGTACCAATCGCAATGACGATGAGAACAACGGCAAGGATACTGCCCTTTAGCAGGAAAGAAACACCCATTCCGATAAAAATGTTTATAAGAGTGATGTAAAGATTTTCTTTTTTCATAAAGATAAGATCCCATTTCCCTCAAAAGACGCGAACTGCAAACATACTTTTCTTAATTCTCCTTTAATTTTAGTTAATTTACAAGTGAAAATCCTATTACAGAATTACAGAATTACTTAATTCCGTTTGTAATGTTGCATATCGAAAGAGTATAACAAACCCAACATTTCAGGAAGCTAAATGTTGGGTTTATGGACAACACCCTCGGTGCAAAAAGCAAGACCTGACCCCCAACTCCTAAACGTAAATACCGGCCTTGTTGCTGCGGACGTCTTCGCCAACAAGCGATACTGGACGCCTGCACAGGGCGGCGATGCAGGCTCTCCCCAGCTCGGCACATGGTCTACGACACCGAATAATGAAGGACCGCCGAAAAGCGCCGGGAGTTTCTGAAGCTCTTATGCCGCTTGCATATTTTTCTTTATTTCAGTTTCTTTTGCTCTTCACGTGGCTTCCCGCTTCGCGCTTCCCAAGTCCTCTTATCTTTTCTACTATGTCCCGCATAAAGCGGGATTAAACCGTACACTATTCACTATTAACTATTCACTATTCACTGCCTTTATACTTGCGGCGGTCTTTTCTTTCCGTACGGGGTTATAAACATCTGTTGCTGCACAAAATTACAGAAAACCTGCAGTTCATAGAGATATTTTTCAACATCTTCCCGTATATAGGTTCCAATGCCTTTCTCAAAATCTGTTTTTATGGATATCAGACCTTTAACCTGCTTCTTAACGGATTTGGGCTTTGTATTATTCGGGTCAGGTTTGACTTTTTTGTATGCTGTGAGCATCCTTTCAAGTGTAGCATTTGTTACCGGTGTCTTTATGACAGCATCGAATATGTTTTTAAGATTGGGACATTCGAGGTTTGCGGCAAAGAGATATCCCTGTGAAACAGGGAGATTTCCTGACGAAATTGTTGCCTGAATTTCAGGAGAAAGTTTTAAAAGTGAAATAGTGCGATGCAGCGTCCGTATTGACTTTCCGGAGATTTCAGAAATTTCTGCCACAGTGGCAGAAAAATCTTCCGATACATATTCTGGAGAACGATTGTAATTTACCAATTCACTCATTACCCCATCCACATCATATCCCTTCTCAGGATGTTTTGCCTGAATAAAAGAGAGTATCCCTTTGGCCTGGTCTATGGGATTTAGGTCTTCACGCTGGAGGTTCTCAGTAAGTTGAATGGCTATAGTGTCCCCTAATTCATTACCTGCTTCAATAACTCGCACCGGTACGGTTTCAAGCCCGAGTTGTTGGGCTGCAACAAGACGCCTCTCTCCACAGATGAGTAGATATGTCCCGTCATCCTGCCCTGTTACAATGAGAGGTTCTAAGATGCCTTTGTCTTTAATCGATTGCATGAGAGACTTGAATGAGTCTGTTTCAATATCAATGTTCGATCTCACCTGTTCCATTACTACAATCTTGTCTACTGGAATGTACAGAAACTCAGGATTTACACTTGTCTTCTTAGTTGCCATATTAATCCCCCTTTTTGAAATTCAGTGTACGGTTTAATCCCGCTTTATGCGGGACATAGTCGTTAGTGAACAGTGTACGGTTTAATCCCGCTTAATGCGGGACATAGTTAAAGACATTTTATTAATCCAGTAATCATTTTATTTATTTCGTTAATATCAGCTTGAATATCCTTTGTTTTTATCTTTCTTCAAAAAACCCAATTCCTCAGAAAGCAGCACTTGAGTCTCCAACTCTGCTAATGACCCGAGCGCTATATACAAAAACTGTTTATACTCCTTATTATACCTTTTCATGAAACCTTCGGCTATGTTTGAAGGTACTGACACAGCAGATCTCCGCAT
Coding sequences within:
- a CDS encoding DUF748 domain-containing protein, coding for MNSSFFHLRRRRVWALSIIAAIILGIVVLSHLISSESLRQYIENRINGHLKGYTVHVGKVYLHPLAFSMDLDNLILVQDANPNPPIANIKRLHASIQWREVFTGHLVGDLSLREPKFYVNLIQIHKEKESKVPLKQKGWQEAFESIYPLKINALTINDGEVTYVDEGPYKPLQMDRINFRASNIRNIHYPDNVYPSAIRLEGRIFEQGRLVLVGYANFLGEPRPWAKADLDLSDMDLSYFNPIITRYNISIRKGALSTKGVLEYNPRISVVNLKNLDINGADIDYLHLPQTVAVEKKRVRQVVHTVKKLSNEPDSKIRIDMLRIKASNFRYVNRTTQPNYQLSIDQMEANLRNFSNKVNEGPATFELKGKFMGTGNTKVTGTFQPETKNPDFNVNVAIDNTQMQAMSDIFRVYGNFDIKSGLFSFYSELSIKDNKVNGYIKPIFRDMKIYDRRSRQEKSLSHTLYVWTVGGISKLLENRTRNEVATRATVSGTLESPGTSNWEIFINLLRNAFVKSIIPGFEKKLSQPKE
- a CDS encoding response regulator transcription factor, whose product is MLRVIIADDHPVVLKGIKEIIEEHFDDATIDTTSKGYELLNKINDNDYDIVILDISLPDINGLEVLREIKKKNHKLHVLILSMYPEEQYAARAIKAGANGYLTKKSASDELVLAVRKILSGKRYLSPAFAEKMMLDFESDTQKPLHENLSDRELQVLCMIGKGKAVKEIAGELYLSTNTVRTYRTRILEKIGVKGTSELIHYAIIHNLTQD
- a CDS encoding PAS domain S-box protein encodes the protein MNKSYRTRRQLLDELQELTSRMMEAEETLRAIRNGEVDGLVVSTEEGDHVFTLTGAEHPYRVMIETMNEGAVTLASKGTILFCNQRFASIVKEPLETIIGSSIYQYISSKDLQLYETLVEHGLKENCKVELELRSGGDNFAPVLLSVNPLQPPPDTSSGDLCMIVTDLTEQKHNEEILAEGKLTTQILEQAAEIFVLCDHQGRIIRASQSANRFLGSSPIFQTFDEVFHLLHPDGTRFVLLSAVSDKTLHAIEVHFEHGDNELASFLLSVNSLVTHGGVIGIIVVMVDVTARRVVEKELQRSQKLFHTIARVSPVGLFRTDTKGQFVYVNEYWSEITNLSADETYGEGWEKALYPEDRERVLNEWHRAIKMDLPFESEFRFLKHNGIIKWVIGRAIAERGIYGERLGHVGTITDITEHKSMEDELQQAYDGLEERIEERTAQLVELNKSLKREASKRKTVGDKLRESQKRLRNLTSHLQQIREQERSYLSRELHDELGQVLTGLKMDVRWIERRLPEDSASITERLNSMLTLVDNAILSVQRLSMALRPPALDDFGLNEAIELLLTDFEKRTDIACEFISTPHSMALDRKVSTEVFRIFQEALTNISRHANAQKVAIILHNTADRFTMEVRDDGKGITKKEITDAASIGLTGIRERVYALEGTLEINGVHGKGTTVTVIIPLKKNTTIKRRPRKTAEEV
- a CDS encoding circadian clock KaiB family protein, with amino-acid sequence MESKRGKTSTEEFEEASAKQTPAKYVLRLYVTGMTPKSTLAIGNVRKLCEEYLSGRYELEVIDIYQQPKLAKGEQIIATPTLIKKLPLPLRRLIGDMSDTERFLIGIDLKPKHS
- a CDS encoding circadian clock KaiB family protein, producing the protein MKAVSEKKGEKAKNDSTEEIWKLTLYVAGQTPKSITAFTNLKKICEEHLAGKYRIEVIDLLRNPQLAKKDQIIAIPTLVRKLPEPLKKIIGDLANTERVLVGLDISSGP
- the kaiC gene encoding circadian clock protein KaiC, with protein sequence MGKAKHDVDFLEKCLTGIKGLDEITKGGLPRGRPTLICGSAGCGKTLFAMEFLMRGALDYGEPGVFMTFEETPEDLAKNFISLGFDLHDMMTRGLIATDHVYIERSEVEETGEYDLEGLFIRLGNAIDSIGAKRVVLDTIEALFSGLSNAAILRAELRRLFHWLKDRGVTAIITGEKGDKLLTRYGLEEYVADCVILLDFRIDKQISTRRLRIVKYRGSSHGSDEYPFLIDESGLSILPITSLGIDYPVSTERIATGIPKLDAMLEGKGFYRGSTILVSGTAGTGKTSMSATFADAACRRGERCLYCAFEESPGQIIRNMSSIGIDLARWVKQGLLKFHSARPSLYGLEMHLLTFHKKIDKFNPQVFIIDPISNLSAAGTESEVKSILTRLIDYLKMKNISTFLTDLTHFTGNLEHTSEEISSLIDTWLLLRDIELNGERNRGLYILKSRGMPHSNQIQEFLLTNQGIELIDIYTGSGEVLTGSARAAQDAGEKASEQTRRREVDRRIREQERKRNALETKIAALRAEFDVETEEVLLMAEEEQKRQTVLTGDRLEMAYLRKGKPLVPEAMRSKKKKGE
- a CDS encoding ParB/RepB/Spo0J family partition protein is translated as MATKKTSVNPEFLYIPVDKIVVMEQVRSNIDIETDSFKSLMQSIKDKGILEPLIVTGQDDGTYLLICGERRLVAAQQLGLETVPVRVIEAGNELGDTIAIQLTENLQREDLNPIDQAKGILSFIQAKHPEKGYDVDGVMSELVNYNRSPEYVSEDFSATVAEISEISGKSIRTLHRTISLLKLSPEIQATISSGNLPVSQGYLFAANLECPNLKNIFDAVIKTPVTNATLERMLTAYKKVKPDPNNTKPKSVKKQVKGLISIKTDFEKGIGTYIREDVEKYLYELQVFCNFVQQQMFITPYGKKRPPQV
- a CDS encoding four helix bundle protein; translated protein: MEDKIKNFKDLKIWQTSMELAKVIYQETDSFPAKEIYGIISQMRRSAVSVPSNIAEGFMKRYNKEYKQFLYIALGSLAELETQVLLSEELGFLKKDKNKGYSS